A genomic stretch from Telopea speciosissima isolate NSW1024214 ecotype Mountain lineage chromosome 7, Tspe_v1, whole genome shotgun sequence includes:
- the LOC122667661 gene encoding shikimate kinase 3, chloroplastic-like isoform X1, with protein MEAATASTLQFPTWTGQETIVRKSNGFLRFSHKCREEKGIHMLNSRNLRWKSASARPRIVALEVSGSCKNSPASALESGMVCTSFDEALILKKKAQEVGPHLDGRCIYLVGMMGSGKTTVGKILSEVLGYSFFDSDKLVEEAVGVSSVAQIFKQYSENFFRDNESDVLRDLSLMRQLVVATGGGAVIRPINWKYMKQGITVWLDVPLKALARRIAAVGTDSRPLLHGESGDAYSKALLRLSTLFEERGEAYANADARVSLPHIAAKLGFDDVSGLTPTTIAIEALTLIEYSIKRDNDTNVARNS; from the exons ATGGAGGCCGCTACTGCCTCAACCTTGCAGTTTCCCACATGGACTGGTCAGGAGACGATAGTAAGGAAATCAAATGGTTTCTTGCGGTTTTCTCATAAATgcagggaagagaagggaattCATATGCTTAATTCGAGGAATTTGCGGTGGAAGAGTGCTTCTGCTCGGCCTAGAATTGTTGCTTTGGAGGTTTCGGGTTCTTGCAAGAATTCACCTG CTTCAGCATTGGAATCTGGGATGGTTTGTACTTCCTTTGATGAAGCTTTGATTTTAAAG AAGAAGGCACAAGAGGTTGGCCCACACTTAGATGGACGCTGTATTTATCTTGTTG GAATGATGGGCTCCGGTAAAACTACAGTTGGGAAGATTTTATCAGAAGTATTGGGTTATTCTTTCTTTGACAG TGACAAACTGGTGGAGGAGGCTGTGGGTGTATCTTCTGTGGCTCAGATCTTTAAGCAGTATAGTGAGAATTTCTTCAGAGATAATGAG AGTGATGTATTGCGGGACTTGTCTTTGATGCGCCAGCTAGTTGTTGCCACTGGTGGTGGTGCTGTGATTCGTCCAATCAACTG GAAATATATGAAACAGGGCATCACAGTCTGGTTAGATGTGCCTTTGAAAGCTTTGGCCAGGCGTATTGCTGCTGTAGGGACAGATTCCCGCCCTCTTTTGCATGGAGAATCGGGTGATGCTTATTCAAAG GCATTATTGCGACTCTCAACACTTTTTGAAGAGAGGGGTGAAGCATATGCCAACGCTGATGCCAGAGTTTCGCTTCCTC ATATTGCAGCCAAGCTAGGATTTGATGATGTATCTGGTCTCACACCAACTACTATTGCTATTGAG GCACTTACACTAATCGAGTATTCTATAAAGCGTGATAATGATACGAATGTTGCAAGGAATTCATAA
- the LOC122667661 gene encoding shikimate kinase, chloroplastic-like isoform X2 produces the protein MEAATASTLQFPTWTGQETIVRKSNGFLRFSHKCREEKGIHMLNSRNLRWKSASARPRIVALEVSGSCKNSPASALESGMVCTSFDEALILKKKAQEVGPHLDGRCIYLVGMMGSGKTTVGKILSEVLGYSFFDSDKLVEEAVGVSSVAQIFKQYSENFFRDNESDVLRDLSLMRQLVVATGGGAVIRPINWKYMKQGITVWLDVPLKALARRIAAVGTDSRPLLHGESGDAYSKALLRLSTLFEERGEAYANADARVSLPRTYTNRVFYKA, from the exons ATGGAGGCCGCTACTGCCTCAACCTTGCAGTTTCCCACATGGACTGGTCAGGAGACGATAGTAAGGAAATCAAATGGTTTCTTGCGGTTTTCTCATAAATgcagggaagagaagggaattCATATGCTTAATTCGAGGAATTTGCGGTGGAAGAGTGCTTCTGCTCGGCCTAGAATTGTTGCTTTGGAGGTTTCGGGTTCTTGCAAGAATTCACCTG CTTCAGCATTGGAATCTGGGATGGTTTGTACTTCCTTTGATGAAGCTTTGATTTTAAAG AAGAAGGCACAAGAGGTTGGCCCACACTTAGATGGACGCTGTATTTATCTTGTTG GAATGATGGGCTCCGGTAAAACTACAGTTGGGAAGATTTTATCAGAAGTATTGGGTTATTCTTTCTTTGACAG TGACAAACTGGTGGAGGAGGCTGTGGGTGTATCTTCTGTGGCTCAGATCTTTAAGCAGTATAGTGAGAATTTCTTCAGAGATAATGAG AGTGATGTATTGCGGGACTTGTCTTTGATGCGCCAGCTAGTTGTTGCCACTGGTGGTGGTGCTGTGATTCGTCCAATCAACTG GAAATATATGAAACAGGGCATCACAGTCTGGTTAGATGTGCCTTTGAAAGCTTTGGCCAGGCGTATTGCTGCTGTAGGGACAGATTCCCGCCCTCTTTTGCATGGAGAATCGGGTGATGCTTATTCAAAG GCATTATTGCGACTCTCAACACTTTTTGAAGAGAGGGGTGAAGCATATGCCAACGCTGATGCCAGAGTTTCGCTTCCTC GCACTTACACTAATCGAGTATTCTATAAAGCGTGA
- the LOC122669496 gene encoding putative pentatricopeptide repeat-containing protein At3g01580 encodes MKSRGLISPLFKACKDGKNVAQLHAYILKTGLIHDSFFATKISASYINYFSLSCAWKLFDETPHRSVYLWNSILRGYSREKQWNTTIHLFHQMLCSTNITATGNVKPDNFTISIALMACTKLSAIQMGRAIHGLVNKSEKIGLDMFVGSALIEFYVKHGGMDDALRVFDNFPRPDVVLWTSMVTGYQQSGNAEMAVSFFSRMVVMEGVNPDPVTLVSVVSAGAQLLNVEVGRCVHGFMIRMGFNAHLCLVNSILNLYAKTGSVNNARNLFMKMPQKDVISWSTMIAFYAQNAEATDSLDLFNEMIEKEVEPNSVTVVGALQACASACDLKEGRKIHEIAIQKGFELEVSVSTALVDMYMNCSCLEEAVDLFKRMPKKDVVSWAALIGGFAQNGLANKSIGIFCTMLYSKIRPDAVIMVKILTVSSELGNLHQALCLHGFLVSSGFDDRVFVGAALIKLYSKCGSIADAIKVFERMSERDVTVWSSMIAGYGIHGLGREALEIFDQLIETTLLRPNRVTFLSVLFACSHSGLVGEGIKIFEKMVHEYGINPSLEHYSVVVDLLGRTGELEKALQLIDQMPEPAGPHVWGALLGACRLHHNVKIGEIAAKSLLRLDPDHAGYYVLLCNIYAEDGKWHNAAAIRTLIKEKGLKKMPGYSSIDIGKELHPFLAV; translated from the coding sequence ATGAAAAGCAGGGGACTCATTTCACCTCTGTTTAAAGCATGCAAGGACGGGAAGAACGTCGCTCAGTTACACGCTTATATCCTGAAGACCGGCCTCATTCATGACAGCTTCTTTGCTACGAAGATCAGCGCTTCCTATATAAATTACTTCTCTCTTAGTTGTGCTTGGAAATTGTTCGACGAAACGCCTCATCGAAGTGTCTATCTATGGAACTCCATCCTCAGAGGCTACTCCAGAGAAAAGCAGTGGAATACTACCATCCATCTCTTCCATCAGATGTTATGTTCAACCAATATTACTGCTACTGGAAATGTAAAACCCGATAATTTTACTATATCCATTGCCTTGATGGCTTGCACTAAATTATCAGCCATTCAGATGGGTAGGGCAATTCATGGGTTGGTCAACAAGAGTGAAAAGATTGGTTTGGACATGTTTGTCGGTTCTGCATTGATTGAATTCTATGTAAAGCATGGTGGAATGGATGATGCTTTGCGGGTATTTGACAACTTTCCTCGGCCGGATGTTGTTCTCTGGACATCTATGGTTACTGGTTATCAGCAGAGTGGCAATGCAGAAATGGCAGTATCGTTCTTCTCCCGGATGGTAGTGATGGAAGGTGTCAATCCTGATCCTGTTACTCTTGTTAGTGTTGTGTCTGCTGGTGCACAATTGCTGAATGTTGAAGTTGGGAGATGTGTTCATGGTTTTATGATCAGGATGGGATTTAATGCTCACTTATGTTTGGTTAATTCCATTTTGAATTTATATGCAAAGACAGGTTCTGTTAATAATGCAAGGAATTTGTTTATGAAGATGCCGCAAAAAGATGTGATTTCATGGAGTACCATGATTGCCTTTTATGCTCAGAATGCTGAGGCCACTGACTCCTTAGATCTTTTTAATGAGATGATTGAGAAGGAAGTTGAACCCAATTCAGTTACCGTGGTTGGTGCTTTACAAGCGTGTGCATCGGCTTGTGATTTAAAAGAAGGTAGGAAAATCCATGAGATTGCTATTCAGAAAGGTTTTGAATTAGAAGTTTCGGTTTCAACTGCTCTAGTTGATATGTACATGAACTGTTCATGCCTTGAAGAAGCAGTTGATCTCTTCAAAAGGATGCCCAAAAAGGATGTCGTGTCTTGGGCTGCTTTAATAGGTGGATTTGCTCAAAATGGGCTGGCAAACAAGTCTATAGGGATCTTCTGCACTATGTTGTATAGCAAAATTCGGCCGGATGCAGTTATTATGGTGAAGATTCTCACGGTTTCATCAGAATTAGGGAATCTTCATCAAGCTCTATGCCTCCATGGTTTCTTGGTTAGTAGTGGCTTTGATGATAGAGTTTTTGTTGGGGCTGCACTCATAAAATTGTATTCTAAATGTGGTAGCATAGCTGATGCTATCAAGGTTTTTGAGAGAATGAGTGAAAGAGATGTCACTGTTTGGAGTTCAATGATTGCAGGCTATGGAATTCATGGCCTAGGAAGGGAAGCCCTTGAAATATTTGATCAGTTGATTGAGACCACATTGCTTAGGCCCAACAGAGTGACTTTCCTCTCAGTGTTGTTTGCATGTAGTCATTCTGGTTTGGTGGGAGAAGGGATTAAGATCTTCGAAAAAATGGTGCATGAGTATGGGATCAATCCCAGTTTGGAGCATTACAGTGTCGTGGTCGATCTTCTTGGCCGCACTGGGGAATTAGAGAAGGCACTGCAGCTCATCGATCAGATGCCAGAGCCAGCTGGGCCCCACGTGTGGGGAGCCTTGCTTGGCGCTTGTAGGCTTCACCACAATGTCAAGATAGGGGAGATTGCAGCTAAAAGTCTCCTCCGGCTGGATCCTGACCATGCTGGATATTATGTGTTATTATGTAATATATATGCTGAGGATGGGAAATGGCATAATGCAGCTGCCATTAGAACTCtaataaaggaaaaagggtTGAAAAAGATGCCTGGTTATAGTTCCATTGACATTGGAAAGGAGCTGCACCCTTTCTTAGCTGTCTGA
- the LOC122669494 gene encoding uncharacterized protein LOC122669494 translates to MAAKHAQGLFLEEWLRGNSSSSGSSSNNNKPSLSSSARAIIQAWAELRDSLQHQIFQSSHVQSLQTLLNSQTSLHVADPQAKLLLSILNSPHLSPPPESYPFFLRLLYIWVRKSSRPSPPLIETAVTVISRLLSFESDTGKSSSVVSNGILLLGALSLVPFLSKSSKNVCLEMLSNLLEEEYRFIGSSEELVPEVLAGIGYALFASDLVQFGRILDSLLGVWSKDGGPRGRVTHGLMILHLIEWVVSGSVNSPSVEKLEFITREILEMPKPNHAPFAVFMAAAGILRALNKLVPSPSRAGIILQLRKSAEDCIVAISRDMIFKTEGFSHSIDNPEHRLLLQCLSLALARSGSVSPSAPLLSCLASSLLIEIFPLRSLYTMVVQYSRGDSGVLGLNQVKEHVGSILFKEAGAITSAFCNQYVSADEEQKGIVENLIWNYCQDIRSGHRLVALMLQGEGKELLGHLEKIAESAFLMVVIFASVVTKHKLNSKFSRDAQLDISVSILISFSCVEYFRRVRLPEYTDTIRAIVVSVQENENACVSFVNSMPSYTELTNQQGLSCLDKMEYTWSKDDVQTARILFYLRVIPTCIERVPGTVFRKVVAPTMFLYMGHQNGKVSRASHSLFAAFISSGKDSNLDDRVVLKEQLVFYYIQRALEGYPGITPFEGMASGVASLVRHLPAGSPAIFYTIHSLCEKAHSLCIKAMSEDADIWKNWQEDSEPCKKVLELLLHLISLVDIQVLPNLMKLLAQLIIQLPKSGQDVILDEIYALVAESNDVTRKPTLVSWLQSLSYICSQASGSSETTTRGKSKRNDTSGWSIGMSWFDRISSRL, encoded by the exons ATGGCGGCAAAACACGCCCAAGGCCTTTTCCTTGAAGAATGGCTGAGGGGCAACAGCAGTAGCAGTggtagcagcagcaacaacaacaagccCTCTCTCTCCTCGTCTGCTCGAGCCATTATTCAAGCATGGGCGGAGCTAAGAGACTCTCTTCAGCACCAAATCTTCCAATCCTCTCACGTCCAGTCTCTTCAAACCCTCCTTAATTCCCAGACCTCCCTTCACGTCGCAGACCCGCAAGCGAAGCTCTTGCTTTCTATCCTCAATTCTCCACACCTCTCCCCTCCGCCTGAATCCTATCCTTTCTTTCTCAGACTCCTATACATCTGGGTCCGGAAATCCTCTAGACCTTCACCGCCTCTCATCGAGACAGCCGTCACTGTTATCTCTCGCCTTCTCTCGTTCGAATCCGACACCGGAAAGAGCTCTTCTGTCGTCTCCAATGGTATTCTTCTCCTTGGTGCCCTCTCCTTAGTACCCTTTCTATCCAAAAGCTCTAAAAATGTTTGCTTGGAGATGCTCTCTAATTTGCTGGAGGAGGAGTACCGATTTATTGGGTCGTCCGAGGAACTTGTCCCTGAGGTTCTGGCGGGAATTGGGTATGCTCTATTTGCTTCCGACCTTGTTCAATTTGGCAGAATATTGGATTCTCTACTCGGGGTTTGGAGCAAGGACGGTGGACCTCGTGGTCGTGTTACTCATGGACTTATGATCCTGCATTTGATCGAATGGGTAGTGTCTGGTTCTGTCAACTCCCCATCCGTAGAGAAACTTGAGTTTATTACCCGGGAGATTTTGGAGATGCCTAAGCCCAATCATGCTCCATTTGCGGTGTTCATGGCTGCCGCTGGCATCTTGAGGGCGCTTAATAAGCTCGTGCCTAGTCCTAGCAGGGCAGGTATCATTCTCCAACTGAGAAAATCTGCAGAAGACTGCATTGTAGCTATATCCAGAGATATGATCTTTAAAACTGAAGGTTTTAGTCATTCCATTGATAACCCTGAACATCGTCTTCTCCTACAGTGCCTGTCGTTGGCTTTGGCTCGAAGTGGTTCAGTTTCTCCAAGTGCACCTCTTCTTTCATGCCTAGCATCCTCTTTGTTGATCGAAATCTTTCCTTTACGGTCTCTGTATACAATGGTTGTTCAATATTCACGTGGTGATTCTGGCGTATTGGGCCTTAATCAGGTCAAAGAACATGTGGGTAGCATTCTCTTTAAGGAAGCTGGGGCTATAACCAGTGCATTTTGTAACCAGTATGTCTCAGCTGACGAAGAACAAAAGGGGATTGTGGAGAATCTTATATGGAACTATTGCCAAGATATCCGCTCAGGACATCGACTGGTCGCTCTGATGCTTCAAGGTGAGGGGAAGGAGTTGCTTGGACACTTGGAGAAAATTGCTGAATCTGCTTTCCTTATGGTTGTGATATTTGCATCCGTAGTTACAAAGCATAAGTTGAATTCAAAGTTCTCTAGGGATGCTCAGCTGGATATTTCAGTTAGCATATTGATTTCATTCTCTTGTGTGGAGTATTTTCGGCGTGTTCGACTGCCTGAGTATACTGATACAATACGGGCAATTGTCGTTAGTGTTCAAGAAAATGAGAATGCTTGTGTCTCTTTTGTCAATTCAATGCCTTCTTACACAGAGTTGACAAATCAACAAG GCTTATCCTGCTTGGACAAAATGGAATACACTTGGTCAAAAGATGATGTACAGACTGCTCGCATCTTGTTTTACCTGCGGGTTATCCCGACGTGCATTGAACGTGTACCTGGTACTGTATTCAGGAAAGTGGTAGCTCCAACCATGTTCTT aTACATGGGACATCAAAATGGAAAAGTATCTCGAGCCTCACATTCCCTGTTTGCGGCTTTTATATCCTCGGGAAAGGATTCTAATCTGGATGATAGGGTTGTATTAAAGGAGCAACTTGTTTTCTATTACATACAGAGAGCTTTAGAG GGATACCCTGGAATAACACCTTTTGAAGGTATGGCTTCTGGGGTGGCATCCTTGGTTCGACATCTTCCTGCTGGAAGTCCAGCAATATTTTACACCATCCATAGTCTTTGTGAGAAAGCTCATAGCCTGTGCATTAAAGCCATGAGTGAGGATGCTGATATATGGAAGAATTGGCAAGAAGATTCAGAACCTTGCAAGAAAGTTCTTGAGTTGCTGCTGCATCTCATTTCTCTAGTGGATATACAG GTACTGCCAAACCTAATGAAGCTACTAGCACAGCTCATTATACAATTGCCAAAATCTGGTCAGGACGTGATACTTGATGAAATATATGCCCTGGTTGCAGAGTCAAATGATGTTACACGGAAGCCCACTTTAGTTTCATGGCTTCAGTCGCTTTCTTACATCTGTTCTCAAGCTTCTGGTAGTAGTGAAACAACCACCAGAGGAAAAAGCAAGAGAAATGATACTTCTGGATGGAGCATAGGAATGTCATGGTTTGATAGAATCAGTTCAAGACTCTGA
- the LOC122667411 gene encoding LOW QUALITY PROTEIN: cleavage stimulating factor 64 (The sequence of the model RefSeq protein was modified relative to this genomic sequence to represent the inferred CDS: deleted 1 base in 1 codon; substituted 1 base at 1 genomic stop codon), translating to MGQTAVGVSPREGRGGPGLASNVALQFLGILLFHWLPLPAIVASVMGGALGDVQTAGMSSRQNGLLGQSGLGNDALTHYMAKMSRNQLHEIMSEIKVMAIQNMELARXLLLASLQLPKALFRAQIMLGVVTPQVLQMPNIWQSPGSQPESQLQDGKQGQQSALCLIPGQIPLLQNDMHIGLMSRLQQGQVPALPHSASVNSQPSLLLQQGPIQPRFQHPYQAQSQVLVQSSVPGQSGVSAVSSIQTQSYSDFSVPPQTPALATSTALKQQVQSALLPPPRPVGAVNSGHNAQLLHPNAGLQHPSLLLRLCYPSQAFRYQLY from the exons ATGGGACAGACAGCAGTGGGTGTGTCTCCAAGGGAG GGCCGTGGTGGACCTGGATTGGCTTCAAAT GTGGCCCTGCAATTCTTGGGAATTCTGCTTTTCCATTGGCTCCCATTGCCTGCCATTGTTGCATCAGTCATGGGTGGCGCTTTG GGGGATGTTCAAACTGCTGGCATGTCCTCGAGGCAAAATGGTCTGCTAGGTCAGTCTGGCTTGGGCAATGACGCTTTAACCCATTACATGGCTAAAATGTCTCGGAACCAATTACATGAGATAATGTCAGAGATTAAG GTGATGGCTATACAGAACATGGAACTAGCCCGCTAACTGCTGCTAGCAAGTCTGCAGTTGCCAAAAGCTCTTTTCCGG GCACAGATAATGCTAGGAGTGGTGACACCACAAGTG TTACAGATGCCAAATATTTGGCAATCTCCTGGTTCACAACCAGAGTCTCAATTGCAAGATGGAAAGCAGGGTCAGCAGTCAGCTTTATGTCTTATTCCTGGACAAATACCTCTATTGCAGAATGATATGCATATTGGGTTGATGTCCAGATTACAACAAGGTCAAGTGCCTGCTCTTCCTCACAGTGCTTCAGTTAACAGCCAGCCTTCACTTCTGCTTCAGCAAGGTCCTATTCAACCTCGATTTCAGCATCCATACCAAGCACAGAGTCAAGTTCTAGTACAGTCATCAGTGCCAGGGCAGTCTGGAGTTTCAGCAGTTTCATCCATACAAACACAATCTTACTCTGATTTTTCTGTTCCACCACAAACTCCAGCATTAGCAACTTCTACTGCTTTGAAGCAGCAAGTTCAATCTGCTCTGCTACCGCCCCCTAGACCGGTTGGTGCTGTGAACTCAGGGCATAATGCTCAGTTGCTTCACCCAAATGCGGGTCTTCAACATCCTTCACTTTTGCTTCGTCTCTGTTACCCCAGCCAAGCTTTCAGGTACCAACTTTACTGA